In one Pseudothermotoga sp. genomic region, the following are encoded:
- the zwf gene encoding glucose-6-phosphate dehydrogenase, with amino-acid sequence MQFQTCFPSVESPFGIVIFGASGDLTSRKLIPALCQLYTSNILRRDFFILGVARTKMSDDEFRSRFKCDGEFLKRCYYTSVVYDDPSSYSSLIEKLDFLEKRHRTNRNRIFYLAVPPEVYPHTVENLGRLGLNREEHNFSRIVVEKPFGRDLSSALELEKTLQRYFSESQIYRIDHYLGKETVQNVLIFRFGNFIFEEIWNNKFIDHVQITIAEDIGVEHRAGYFESVGLLRDLFQNHMLQMLSIVAMEPPSLMDAESFRTERVKLLKSIRPLSVKDLKSVVVRGQYSSGTVNGKVVRAYREEPGVASDSNVETFVAMKLFIDNWRWSNVPFYLRAGKRLAKRLAEIAVFFKNIPHSVFPNIPAGAIEPNAIVFTLQPDESIVLKFNVKRPCPTIFLEQLDMRFKYEDYFGVKLPDAYERLLLDVILGDSSLFVRKDDMEVSWQLLDPVLKEWQEKPKLYEPHLYPAGSWGPKEADDLIERDGRKWRKP; translated from the coding sequence ATGCAATTTCAAACATGTTTTCCAAGTGTTGAAAGTCCTTTCGGTATCGTGATATTCGGAGCTTCGGGTGATCTCACCAGCCGAAAGTTGATACCTGCACTGTGCCAACTCTATACGTCCAACATTCTGAGACGTGATTTTTTCATTTTGGGTGTTGCGAGGACCAAGATGAGTGACGATGAGTTCAGATCGCGCTTCAAGTGTGATGGAGAATTTCTGAAGCGTTGTTACTACACGAGCGTCGTTTACGATGATCCGAGCAGTTATTCTTCGTTGATCGAAAAGTTGGATTTTTTGGAAAAGCGCCACAGAACGAATAGAAATAGAATCTTCTATCTCGCCGTGCCACCCGAGGTTTATCCCCACACGGTCGAAAATCTCGGTCGACTTGGCTTGAACCGTGAAGAGCACAACTTTTCGCGCATCGTCGTGGAAAAGCCTTTCGGGAGAGACCTCTCATCGGCACTTGAACTTGAAAAAACTCTGCAGAGATATTTCTCAGAAAGCCAGATCTATCGGATAGATCACTATCTTGGGAAAGAGACAGTTCAGAACGTTCTGATCTTCAGATTCGGTAACTTCATCTTCGAAGAGATCTGGAACAACAAGTTCATCGATCATGTTCAAATAACGATCGCTGAAGATATAGGTGTGGAGCATAGGGCTGGTTATTTCGAATCTGTAGGTCTCCTGCGCGATCTGTTTCAAAACCACATGCTTCAGATGCTCTCGATCGTGGCGATGGAACCCCCCTCCTTGATGGATGCTGAAAGTTTCAGGACTGAACGTGTGAAACTTTTAAAATCGATCAGGCCGTTGTCTGTGAAAGATTTGAAGAGTGTGGTGGTCAGAGGTCAATATTCTTCAGGGACTGTGAATGGGAAAGTCGTGCGGGCCTACAGGGAAGAGCCAGGCGTGGCGAGCGATTCGAACGTGGAAACTTTCGTGGCCATGAAACTGTTCATAGACAACTGGCGCTGGAGCAACGTGCCGTTCTACTTGAGGGCTGGGAAAAGGTTGGCGAAGAGACTAGCAGAGATCGCAGTCTTTTTCAAAAACATTCCCCATTCCGTGTTTCCCAACATTCCTGCAGGAGCTATAGAACCGAACGCGATCGTTTTCACACTGCAACCAGACGAATCGATCGTGCTAAAGTTCAACGTCAAACGTCCTTGTCCCACCATCTTCTTGGAACAACTCGATATGCGTTTCAAATACGAAGACTATTTCGGTGTGAAGCTTCCCGATGCTTACGAGCGGTTGCTCCTGGACGTCATCTTGGGCGATTCCTCACTGTTCGTTAGAAAAGATGACATGGAGGTTTCTTGGCAGTTGCTCGATCCAGTCCTAAAAGAATGGCAGGAAAAACCCAAGTTGTACGAGCCCCATCTCTATCCTGCGGGAAGCTGGGGGCCGAAAGAGGCAGACGATCTGATCGAGAGAGATGGTCGTAAATGGCGAAAGCCGTGA
- a CDS encoding 3-oxoacid CoA-transferase subunit A — MKNKLISVEKAIEMIPDGAVLMIGGFLGDGTPELLIDGLVRAGKKNLTVICNDTAMPEKGIGKLIVNRLVKKVITSHIGTNPETQKQMIEGTLEVELVPQGTLAERVRAGGFGLGGVLTPTGVGTIVENGKQKITLNGKEYLVETALKADFALIKAKKADFLGNLFFNYTARNFNPIMAFAASVTIVEVEELVPVGGLDPNEVHVPHAVVDYIVRGNAK; from the coding sequence ATGAAAAACAAACTCATCAGTGTCGAGAAAGCCATCGAGATGATACCAGATGGTGCCGTTTTGATGATCGGAGGTTTCTTGGGTGACGGCACACCCGAACTGCTCATAGATGGTCTCGTCAGAGCGGGAAAGAAGAATCTGACAGTGATCTGCAACGACACCGCCATGCCTGAAAAGGGTATAGGGAAACTCATCGTGAACAGGTTGGTCAAGAAGGTCATAACATCGCACATAGGTACCAATCCTGAAACTCAAAAACAGATGATCGAAGGCACGCTCGAAGTCGAACTCGTCCCACAAGGAACGCTCGCAGAACGTGTCAGGGCGGGTGGATTTGGCCTTGGAGGAGTTCTCACACCCACGGGTGTCGGAACGATCGTTGAGAATGGAAAACAGAAGATCACCTTGAACGGCAAGGAATATCTGGTTGAGACCGCCTTGAAGGCAGATTTTGCCCTGATAAAGGCCAAAAAGGCAGATTTTCTGGGGAACTTGTTCTTCAACTACACTGCACGGAACTTCAACCCGATCATGGCCTTCGCGGCGAGTGTGACGATCGTCGAAGTCGAAGAGTTGGTACCAGTTGGAGGTTTGGATCCCAACGAAGTGCACGTGCCACATGCGGTTGTGGACTACATCGTGAGGGGGAATGCGAAATGA
- a CDS encoding ATPase produces MIVLGLDGGGTSLKATLVKDGKTLKRKTFEKGVNISAVNVLELERIVKEVKSWSGPVDEVRAAFSGAGDPQRKAILRELIEKIFPHSKNSIFSDAEGLIVCCYSGQPLTIAIAGTGSIVVGVDQNGKFIRSGGWGHLFDDEGSAFSIVKNIIIEALLYFDGLSGFDPVFNSLLEHFGYDELPQLANLQRLSDFKEKIASFAKAMPDTELVRRIMKKEIKLLVDRVKQVLGATNADKVYGFGGMFNNAEYRRIFLSLLKDVEFEILKIDVDEALAKKKELIELK; encoded by the coding sequence ATGATCGTGCTGGGACTCGATGGCGGTGGGACCAGCTTGAAAGCCACCTTGGTGAAGGATGGAAAGACTTTGAAGCGAAAAACGTTCGAAAAGGGTGTCAACATAAGTGCTGTGAACGTTTTGGAATTGGAACGGATCGTCAAAGAAGTGAAGAGTTGGTCTGGCCCAGTCGATGAAGTCAGAGCCGCATTCTCCGGTGCTGGAGATCCCCAAAGGAAAGCGATCCTCCGTGAATTGATCGAGAAAATATTTCCTCATTCAAAAAATTCCATCTTTTCAGACGCTGAAGGTTTGATCGTTTGTTGTTATTCTGGTCAACCTCTCACGATCGCCATAGCTGGTACAGGTTCGATCGTCGTGGGAGTGGACCAAAACGGGAAATTCATCAGGAGCGGTGGTTGGGGTCATCTGTTCGACGATGAAGGCAGTGCGTTCAGCATAGTCAAAAACATCATCATTGAAGCTTTATTGTACTTCGATGGACTTTCAGGCTTTGATCCTGTGTTCAATTCGTTGCTTGAACACTTCGGTTACGATGAACTTCCACAGCTTGCGAACCTCCAAAGATTGAGCGATTTCAAAGAAAAAATAGCTTCCTTCGCGAAAGCCATGCCCGACACGGAGCTCGTTCGAAGGATCATGAAGAAAGAGATCAAGTTACTCGTCGACAGGGTCAAGCAAGTGCTGGGCGCAACGAACGCCGATAAGGTCTATGGTTTTGGAGGTATGTTCAACAACGCCGAGTACAGAAGGATATTCCTTTCACTTTTGAAAGACGTCGAGTTCGAGATCTTGAAAATCGATGTGGACGAAGCGCTGGCAAAGAAAAAGGAGTTGATCGAGCTCAAATAA
- the fba gene encoding class II fructose-1,6-bisphosphate aldolase, whose product MPLVSSKEMFEKAYGKYAIGAFNVNNMEILQGVIEAAKEERAPVILQISAGARKYAKQTYLIKLIQAALEDAPDIPICVHLDHGDSFELCKAVIDTGFFTSVMIDGSHLPFEENVKLTKQVVDYAHARGVVVEGELGRLVGVEEHVVVSEREASMTDPEKAVEFVHRTGVDSLAIAIGTSHGAYKFKGEPKLDFERLGEIAKRLPGFPLVLHGASSVLSDLVEKANKYGGKLEGAQGVPEEMIRKATTMGICKVNIDTDLRLAMTATIREVFALHPEEFDPRKYLGPAREAIKQVVKHKMRNVLGCSNQI is encoded by the coding sequence ATGCCTTTGGTGAGTTCGAAGGAGATGTTCGAAAAGGCCTACGGTAAGTACGCTATAGGTGCTTTTAACGTGAACAACATGGAAATCCTTCAAGGTGTGATCGAGGCAGCCAAAGAAGAGAGAGCACCCGTGATCCTTCAGATCTCTGCAGGTGCCCGCAAGTACGCCAAGCAGACCTATCTGATCAAGCTCATACAGGCCGCCTTGGAAGATGCTCCAGATATTCCCATCTGTGTCCATCTGGACCACGGTGATTCGTTTGAACTGTGCAAAGCCGTCATAGATACAGGCTTCTTCACCTCCGTCATGATCGACGGTTCGCATTTGCCCTTCGAGGAGAACGTGAAGCTCACCAAGCAAGTCGTCGATTACGCCCACGCGCGCGGTGTCGTGGTGGAAGGGGAGCTCGGCAGGCTCGTCGGTGTCGAGGAACACGTGGTGGTTAGCGAGAGGGAAGCGTCTATGACCGATCCAGAAAAGGCCGTTGAGTTCGTCCACAGGACGGGCGTCGACTCTTTGGCGATCGCGATCGGTACCAGCCACGGTGCTTACAAGTTCAAAGGTGAACCAAAGCTAGATTTTGAACGACTCGGAGAGATCGCCAAAAGACTGCCAGGTTTTCCTCTGGTACTCCATGGGGCTTCGAGCGTTCTCTCAGATTTGGTTGAGAAGGCGAACAAGTACGGTGGAAAGCTCGAAGGTGCACAGGGCGTGCCAGAAGAAATGATCAGGAAGGCTACAACGATGGGTATATGTAAAGTCAACATCGACACCGATCTGAGACTCGCCATGACGGCGACCATCCGTGAGGTGTTCGCGCTGCATCCTGAAGAGTTCGATCCGAGAAAGTACCTCGGTCCGGCGCGCGAAGCGATAAAGCAAGTGGTCAAGCACAAGATGAGGAACGTTTTGGGATGTAGCAATCAAATTTAA
- a CDS encoding CoA transferase subunit B — translation MIQDPKVSRTVIAKRVALELKDGDIVNLGIGIPTLVANYIPKGVTVFFQSENGILGMGPAPEPGYEHPNLNNAGGSPVTFIPGAAAFDSATSFGLIRGGHVDITVLGGLQVDEEGHLANWMIPGKLIPGMGGAMDLVTGAKKVIVAMTHVEKGGVPKIVKKCSLPLTSVRRVDLIVTDMAVIEVTEKGLVLKEVAPETTIEEVLKFTEARLLIPETVSTMPISL, via the coding sequence ATGATCCAAGATCCCAAAGTTTCAAGGACTGTGATAGCCAAAAGGGTTGCACTCGAACTGAAGGATGGTGACATCGTCAACCTTGGAATAGGCATTCCCACCTTGGTGGCCAACTACATCCCTAAGGGGGTCACGGTGTTCTTCCAATCCGAGAACGGAATCCTCGGCATGGGTCCAGCGCCGGAGCCAGGTTATGAGCATCCAAACTTGAACAACGCGGGAGGTAGCCCGGTGACTTTCATACCGGGTGCCGCAGCCTTCGACTCCGCAACGTCTTTCGGACTCATTCGAGGAGGTCACGTGGACATCACCGTGCTTGGAGGCCTTCAGGTGGACGAAGAAGGTCATCTTGCCAACTGGATGATCCCAGGCAAATTGATCCCAGGCATGGGTGGCGCGATGGATCTGGTCACCGGTGCCAAGAAGGTCATCGTGGCCATGACGCACGTTGAAAAAGGAGGAGTTCCCAAGATAGTCAAAAAATGCTCGTTGCCGTTGACTTCGGTCAGAAGGGTGGATCTCATAGTCACCGATATGGCCGTGATCGAGGTCACTGAAAAGGGTTTGGTGCTCAAAGAAGTGGCACCAGAAACCACGATCGAAGAAGTGCTCAAGTTCACCGAGGCAAGGCTGTTGATTCCAGAAACGGTTTCCACGATGCCAATAAGTTTGTAA
- the pgl gene encoding 6-phosphogluconolactonase: MAKAVIHVSQQDFYDFSLMLIASKIEEVLSRKPNLKIVLAGGRTPLPLYERLIQIDLPWDEFEFFLSDERFVPLDSNDSNFKAINEVFFSKLNPSPRGVHFFRTDLEPAEALNSYTELLRKHAPEGFDLAILGMGEDGHVASIFELDDSVWREDVVFVAPSGTPKVPRISLTLKTLNRTDHVIFLIAGQEKKKKLHEMFSGKILPAAFVEGRRETVWLVSG; encoded by the coding sequence ATGGCGAAAGCCGTGATACACGTTTCACAGCAAGATTTCTACGATTTTTCCCTCATGCTGATAGCTTCAAAGATCGAAGAGGTTCTATCGCGAAAGCCCAATCTCAAAATCGTTCTGGCTGGGGGTAGAACCCCACTACCGCTCTATGAAAGATTGATCCAAATTGACCTTCCATGGGACGAGTTTGAATTCTTCCTGAGCGATGAAAGGTTCGTGCCTCTCGATTCGAACGACAGCAACTTCAAAGCCATCAACGAAGTGTTCTTCAGCAAGTTGAACCCTTCGCCACGGGGTGTTCATTTCTTCAGAACAGACCTTGAACCGGCTGAGGCCTTAAACTCGTACACCGAACTGCTCAGAAAGCACGCACCTGAAGGTTTCGACCTTGCCATCCTTGGGATGGGCGAAGATGGACACGTGGCATCGATCTTTGAACTTGACGATTCTGTCTGGCGAGAAGATGTCGTGTTCGTTGCACCGTCTGGAACACCGAAGGTCCCACGGATCAGTCTGACGTTAAAAACGCTCAACAGGACAGACCATGTGATCTTTCTGATCGCTGGCCAAGAGAAAAAGAAAAAACTTCACGAAATGTTCAGCGGAAAGATTCTCCCAGCCGCTTTCGTGGAAGGTAGGAGAGAAACCGTCTGGCTCGTCAGCGGTTGA
- a CDS encoding TldD/PmbA family protein, which produces MRGETFYRNLFRLMNEHFIGMKFLAVVWEQDQALTRFANSQIHQNVAERKISLSVLATKDNKLALVTSNDLTVSGLKSLREKLEKMLEVATPLDYQFKLPEVSVGYPVENVDESLKKVFAEQRASVFDRMLKIAGKDVLIFGYVSDNVTENVIMSSNGTFLYQSFGGVNFNVVAMHDSGSGYASGVARNYEALNVDEKVERAVRFAKMSKQPVEIDPGSYTVVLGPEAVSDLFMYFGWLCTNGYTHELKISPSAKHLGNKIGPDELNVFDDPTHPMQIPLFYDLCGKKREKMPIIENGIFKNVFYAHGAAMRFNKKPTGHSFSLDDLDLSTPVNLVVEAGSVPVEEIIKSTEKGIYVNRFHYMNIVNHQEAIFTGMTRDGTFIIEKGQLTKPIKNMRFNVSFFEMTQNIEAISKELESVASEYTPQVAPYMKIKNFKFTSKTA; this is translated from the coding sequence ATGAGGGGCGAAACTTTCTACAGAAATCTGTTCAGGTTGATGAACGAACATTTCATCGGTATGAAATTCCTCGCCGTGGTTTGGGAGCAAGACCAAGCGCTCACACGTTTTGCGAACAGTCAAATCCACCAGAACGTTGCCGAAAGGAAGATTTCTCTATCGGTTCTCGCCACCAAGGATAACAAGCTTGCGCTCGTAACGAGCAACGACTTGACGGTGAGTGGTTTGAAATCGCTCCGTGAAAAGCTCGAGAAGATGCTCGAGGTCGCAACGCCTCTGGACTATCAATTCAAGCTTCCTGAGGTCTCGGTTGGTTATCCCGTGGAGAACGTGGATGAATCTCTCAAGAAAGTCTTTGCCGAGCAGAGGGCGAGCGTTTTCGATAGGATGTTGAAGATCGCTGGAAAAGATGTGCTCATCTTTGGTTACGTGAGCGACAACGTCACGGAGAACGTGATCATGAGTTCGAATGGGACTTTCTTGTATCAATCTTTCGGTGGTGTGAATTTCAACGTGGTGGCGATGCACGATTCTGGCAGTGGTTATGCCTCCGGTGTGGCGAGGAACTATGAAGCTCTGAACGTGGATGAGAAGGTCGAGCGCGCGGTGAGGTTCGCGAAGATGTCGAAACAACCTGTGGAGATAGACCCAGGGAGTTACACCGTCGTGCTGGGGCCCGAAGCGGTGAGCGATCTGTTCATGTATTTTGGCTGGCTCTGCACGAATGGTTACACGCACGAGCTCAAGATAAGTCCATCAGCGAAACATCTCGGCAACAAAATAGGGCCAGATGAGCTGAACGTGTTCGACGATCCAACGCATCCGATGCAGATACCTCTGTTTTATGATCTGTGTGGAAAAAAGAGAGAAAAGATGCCCATCATCGAAAACGGGATTTTCAAAAATGTTTTCTATGCCCACGGCGCAGCGATGAGGTTCAACAAGAAACCCACAGGTCATTCCTTCAGCTTGGACGATCTAGATTTGAGCACGCCGGTCAACCTCGTGGTGGAAGCTGGTAGCGTTCCAGTCGAAGAGATCATCAAAAGCACTGAAAAAGGTATCTACGTGAACAGGTTCCACTACATGAACATAGTCAATCACCAAGAGGCGATCTTCACAGGTATGACTCGAGACGGTACGTTCATCATCGAAAAAGGTCAACTCACCAAGCCGATAAAGAACATGAGATTCAACGTAAGCTTCTTCGAAATGACGCAGAACATAGAAGCGATATCTAAAGAGCTCGAATCGGTAGCTTCAGAATACACCCCACAGGTCGCACCGTACATGAAGATCAAAAACTTCAAATTCACTTCCAAAACTGCATGA
- a CDS encoding TldD/PmbA family protein produces MQEKLEKLLQFLKSKGARYADIRYEEHVRQELFVENGVLKSFSNSVDVGTGIRVLYENGWGFAATDERSEAALEKTALKALEIAMASNKRANKQVQLAPEPVHKAAFKSPVMKDPFLVSENEKIEILKMATLKMKENPKVVRATGSMNFRRIDKLFLNTEGSLISQEIYITGAGIEANAVGEGGFQKRSYPASFGGDHATRGWEFVEDMKLLEHAPKVAEEAVMLLDAPEIEPGEYDVIISGNQLALQIHESCGHPSELDRVMGSELSFAGGSFLGLDKLGKLKYGSEHVSITADATVPGGLGSFGFDDEGVKAQKSYIVRNGLFVGYLMDRQTAAELGLRSNGAARADSWSHPPIIRMTNINLLPGKYTLEELIAGIDYGFLLDTNKSWSIDDLRLNFQFATEIAYEIKGGKLTGRIFKNPVYYDITPNFWNKCDGVANESFWHVWGVPNCGKGQPMQVMHVGHGASPARFRKVKVGVKR; encoded by the coding sequence ATGCAGGAAAAACTAGAAAAGTTGTTGCAGTTTCTCAAGAGCAAGGGAGCACGTTACGCGGATATTCGCTATGAAGAACATGTGAGACAAGAACTGTTCGTCGAAAACGGTGTACTCAAGAGCTTCTCTAACAGTGTCGATGTGGGTACGGGTATAAGGGTGTTGTATGAGAACGGCTGGGGGTTCGCAGCCACGGACGAACGGAGCGAGGCTGCTCTCGAAAAAACCGCTTTGAAAGCTTTGGAGATCGCTATGGCCTCGAACAAGAGAGCGAACAAGCAAGTTCAACTCGCACCGGAACCTGTGCACAAAGCAGCTTTCAAATCCCCTGTGATGAAGGATCCTTTCTTGGTGAGCGAGAATGAAAAGATAGAGATTTTGAAGATGGCCACGTTGAAGATGAAGGAAAATCCGAAGGTTGTGCGCGCCACAGGTTCGATGAACTTTCGAAGGATCGACAAACTGTTTCTGAACACGGAGGGTTCTTTGATCAGCCAGGAGATCTACATAACTGGTGCGGGCATAGAAGCGAACGCTGTGGGGGAGGGTGGTTTTCAGAAAAGATCTTATCCTGCAAGCTTCGGTGGAGACCACGCCACGAGGGGATGGGAGTTCGTGGAAGACATGAAATTGCTCGAGCACGCACCGAAGGTTGCGGAAGAAGCGGTCATGTTGTTGGACGCACCAGAGATAGAACCCGGTGAGTACGACGTCATCATCTCTGGTAATCAATTGGCTTTGCAGATACACGAATCTTGTGGTCATCCGAGCGAGTTGGACAGAGTGATGGGTTCTGAGTTGAGCTTCGCCGGTGGAAGTTTTCTTGGACTCGACAAGCTCGGCAAGCTCAAATATGGAAGTGAGCACGTCAGCATCACGGCGGATGCGACCGTTCCAGGTGGACTTGGGAGCTTCGGTTTCGATGATGAAGGTGTAAAGGCTCAAAAGAGCTACATCGTTCGGAACGGCTTGTTCGTCGGCTATCTGATGGACCGACAGACTGCCGCGGAACTCGGTTTGAGGTCCAACGGTGCGGCGCGCGCGGACAGCTGGTCCCATCCACCGATCATCAGGATGACGAACATAAACCTCTTGCCGGGCAAATACACCCTGGAAGAACTCATCGCAGGGATAGATTACGGTTTTCTTTTGGATACGAACAAGAGCTGGTCCATAGACGATCTGAGATTGAACTTTCAATTCGCCACGGAGATCGCTTACGAAATAAAGGGTGGAAAACTCACAGGAAGGATTTTCAAAAACCCCGTGTACTACGATATCACACCGAACTTCTGGAACAAGTGTGACGGTGTAGCGAACGAGTCTTTCTGGCACGTGTGGGGCGTGCCGAACTGTGGGAAAGGCCAACCCATGCAGGTGATGCACGTGGGTCACGGTGCATCTCCAGCCAGATTCAGAAAGGTGAAGGTGGGTGTGAAAAGATGA
- the rsfS gene encoding ribosome silencing factor yields MEILKRLLDVMNQKEAINTVVLDMRKTPMPADFFVIATANSQTHMSTLRDAVVEFFLENNHNLIYFDKGEGYDWLLIDAGDIVVHIFTAHGREFYDLEGLWSDTAKLF; encoded by the coding sequence ATGGAGATTTTGAAAAGATTGCTCGATGTGATGAATCAAAAAGAAGCGATCAACACTGTGGTACTAGATATGAGAAAAACCCCAATGCCTGCGGATTTCTTCGTGATCGCGACGGCAAACTCACAGACGCACATGAGCACCTTGAGAGATGCGGTGGTGGAGTTCTTCCTAGAGAACAACCACAATCTCATCTACTTCGACAAAGGTGAAGGCTACGATTGGTTGTTGATAGACGCTGGAGACATCGTCGTACACATCTTCACGGCGCACGGAAGGGAGTTCTACGATCTCGAAGGTCTCTGGAGCGATACAGCCAAGCTCTTTTAA
- a CDS encoding S8 family serine peptidase — translation MKRFGVIFLSIVFAVLLLVSCVAPINSVSGQKPVQNEPTSAKQTNLIVFGQLKDGEYVEGKVLVGYEDRSAAMKVVELLKGTIAVDLPQINMISIKFNGTVEEAYEKIKSANISGIKYVEPSYKRELIKPLPVDDTTIKSIDTVKTTSLRGEEEFSHALWGLEAIGAPQVWPQLTGRYITVAVVDTGVDGTHPDLVGQVMGGYKPSSDEILPPNSDSSFGGAHGTHVAGTIAAKRDGKGIVGVAPDAKIMPIVIFEFDPITGDYVYVGDDEVAEGIIWAVDHGANVMNHSWGGWGYSHTLKLAFDYALDRGVIMVVSAGNDHSIQHFLYPANYPGVIQVAAAEYHGGQYRTVWFSSRSDAITVAAPGVKVLSTVAGQNSVGYEGHSVVSSANNGTYDYYEGTSMAAPHVTGVIALLLEKYPNAKPWQIRRLIQQTAFDIDEPGFDYSSGYGLINAKNASTASLPSSGGLSFDVVVTDAYEEWRIPTVFVRLKRLNGAGGDYYAKTDFDGVARFSNIDAGQYQLILGGPDSWERCWAPYSGPMGWAINWRMEEERQIEEIVNLTNDSTKTYNFSSQFKLKLNTNLTTNASVTIYNLLGSILEELTYTTSQIDLSHLSGLFKIGVRIDQPATETITIEATVTLNGHEIYVIGEIESDATSTILSDFWGDSAWWTVFGSN, via the coding sequence ATGAAAAGATTCGGTGTGATCTTTCTATCGATCGTTTTCGCCGTTCTGCTTTTAGTTTCATGCGTTGCACCAATTAACAGTGTGAGCGGCCAAAAACCAGTTCAAAATGAGCCAACGTCAGCGAAACAAACGAACTTGATAGTCTTCGGCCAGTTGAAGGATGGCGAATACGTCGAAGGTAAGGTGCTCGTAGGTTACGAAGATAGATCGGCGGCGATGAAAGTTGTAGAACTTTTGAAAGGAACCATCGCGGTGGATCTTCCCCAGATCAATATGATATCCATCAAGTTCAATGGAACCGTCGAAGAAGCTTACGAAAAGATCAAGTCTGCCAACATTTCCGGCATAAAGTACGTCGAACCGAGCTACAAAAGAGAGCTCATCAAACCTTTACCCGTCGATGATACAACGATCAAGAGTATAGATACAGTGAAAACCACCTCTTTGAGAGGTGAAGAAGAATTCAGCCACGCACTTTGGGGTTTAGAAGCGATCGGCGCTCCTCAAGTTTGGCCACAACTCACCGGAAGATACATCACAGTGGCCGTAGTCGATACAGGGGTGGATGGTACCCATCCTGACCTCGTCGGTCAAGTCATGGGAGGATATAAACCTTCAAGTGATGAAATCTTACCTCCAAACTCTGATTCTTCCTTCGGTGGTGCGCACGGCACTCACGTGGCGGGGACCATAGCAGCCAAACGTGATGGTAAAGGCATCGTGGGTGTGGCACCCGACGCTAAAATAATGCCTATAGTCATATTCGAATTTGATCCAATCACAGGTGATTACGTTTACGTTGGTGACGATGAAGTTGCCGAAGGAATCATCTGGGCTGTCGATCATGGTGCGAACGTGATGAACCATTCTTGGGGAGGATGGGGCTACAGTCATACGTTGAAATTGGCCTTCGATTACGCATTGGATCGTGGGGTGATCATGGTCGTTTCGGCAGGGAACGATCATTCAATTCAGCACTTTCTCTATCCAGCGAACTATCCTGGGGTGATACAGGTTGCTGCGGCGGAATACCACGGTGGTCAATACAGAACTGTGTGGTTTTCCAGCAGGAGCGATGCCATAACGGTGGCAGCACCCGGGGTGAAGGTGCTTTCAACAGTAGCTGGACAAAATTCTGTAGGCTATGAAGGTCATTCCGTAGTTTCGTCTGCAAACAATGGAACTTACGACTATTATGAAGGTACGTCCATGGCTGCCCCACACGTGACGGGCGTCATCGCACTGTTGTTGGAAAAGTATCCCAACGCAAAACCATGGCAAATTAGAAGATTGATCCAACAAACAGCTTTCGACATAGATGAACCTGGCTTCGATTACAGCTCTGGTTATGGCTTGATCAACGCAAAGAACGCTTCAACAGCATCTTTACCATCTTCAGGCGGATTGTCCTTCGATGTCGTAGTGACAGACGCTTATGAAGAATGGCGCATTCCAACGGTCTTTGTGAGGTTGAAACGTCTAAACGGTGCCGGTGGAGATTACTATGCCAAAACTGATTTTGATGGTGTGGCACGCTTTTCCAACATCGATGCTGGCCAATATCAATTGATACTCGGTGGGCCAGACAGCTGGGAAAGATGCTGGGCTCCTTATTCAGGACCTATGGGATGGGCCATCAATTGGAGAATGGAAGAAGAAAGGCAAATAGAAGAGATCGTCAATTTGACGAACGATTCGACGAAAACTTATAATTTCAGTTCACAGTTCAAATTGAAGTTGAACACAAACCTCACCACCAACGCTTCGGTGACGATCTACAACTTACTTGGCTCAATACTAGAAGAATTAACTTACACAACCAGCCAGATCGATCTGTCTCATCTTTCAGGTTTATTCAAAATCGGTGTGAGGATCGATCAACCGGCAACTGAAACTATCACGATCGAAGCCACAGTCACACTGAACGGTCATGAAATATATGTTATTGGAGAGATTGAATCTGACGCAACTTCCACGATCCTTTCAGATTTTTGGGGAGATTCCGCTTGGTGGACGGTGTTTGGATCGAATTGA